One window of Ziziphus jujuba cultivar Dongzao chromosome 5, ASM3175591v1 genomic DNA carries:
- the LOC107406325 gene encoding two-component response regulator ORR9-like isoform X1: protein MELKSEVADSHQNQKEEEQQQHFHVLAVDDSLIDRKLLERLLRVSSYKAVTCVDSGDEALKYLGLVDELKNSSSSASSSSTSIHSPEQEGSKVNLIMTDYCMPGMSGYDLLKRVKGSSWKDVPVVIMSSENVPSRINMCLEGGAEEFLLKPVQLSDLKKLQHYLLKSLDHSFSKTVHNHDFIENDVVVDSDGNKSNENSNKNNSNISKRKAVSPELPSERRPKVEGLAVV from the exons ATGGAGCTGAAATCAGAAGTTGCAGATTCAcatcaaaaccaaaaagaagaagaacaacaacaacatttcCATGTCTTAGCCGTAGATGATAGTCTTATAGATAGAAAGCTCTTGGAGAGGCTTCTTAGAGTTTCTTCATATAAAg CAGTGACTTGTGTGGACTCTGGGGATGAAGCACTTAAGTACCTGGGTTTGGTTGATGAATTGAAAAACAGCTCTTCATCAGCTTCTTCTTCATCCACTTCCATCCACTCACCAGAACAAGAG GGatcaaaagtcaacttgatcatgACAGACTATTGTATGCCAGGGATGAGTGGCTATGATTTACTCAAACGAGTCAAG GGATCTTCATGGAAAGATGTACCAGTTGTGATAATGTCATCAGAGAATGTACCATCCAGAATAAACAT GTGCTTAGAAGGAGGTGCTGAGGAGTTCCTCTTAAAACCCGTTCAGTTATCAGATTTGAAGAAGCTTCAGCATTACCTTCTGAAATCCCTTGACCATTCGTTTAGTAAAACCGTTCATAACCATGACTTCATAGAGAACGACGTCGTGGTCGATAGTGATGGCAACAAAAGCAATGAGAATAGTAATAAGAACAATAGTAATATTAGCAAGAGGAAGGCAGTTTCTCCAGAACTACCCTCAGAAAGAAGACCAAAAGTAGAGGGATTAGCTGTCGTGTAA
- the LOC107406325 gene encoding two-component response regulator ORR9-like isoform X2 codes for MELKSEVADSHQNQKEEEQQQHFHVLAVDDSLIDRKLLERLLRVSSYKVTCVDSGDEALKYLGLVDELKNSSSSASSSSTSIHSPEQEGSKVNLIMTDYCMPGMSGYDLLKRVKGSSWKDVPVVIMSSENVPSRINMCLEGGAEEFLLKPVQLSDLKKLQHYLLKSLDHSFSKTVHNHDFIENDVVVDSDGNKSNENSNKNNSNISKRKAVSPELPSERRPKVEGLAVV; via the exons ATGGAGCTGAAATCAGAAGTTGCAGATTCAcatcaaaaccaaaaagaagaagaacaacaacaacatttcCATGTCTTAGCCGTAGATGATAGTCTTATAGATAGAAAGCTCTTGGAGAGGCTTCTTAGAGTTTCTTCATATAAAg TGACTTGTGTGGACTCTGGGGATGAAGCACTTAAGTACCTGGGTTTGGTTGATGAATTGAAAAACAGCTCTTCATCAGCTTCTTCTTCATCCACTTCCATCCACTCACCAGAACAAGAG GGatcaaaagtcaacttgatcatgACAGACTATTGTATGCCAGGGATGAGTGGCTATGATTTACTCAAACGAGTCAAG GGATCTTCATGGAAAGATGTACCAGTTGTGATAATGTCATCAGAGAATGTACCATCCAGAATAAACAT GTGCTTAGAAGGAGGTGCTGAGGAGTTCCTCTTAAAACCCGTTCAGTTATCAGATTTGAAGAAGCTTCAGCATTACCTTCTGAAATCCCTTGACCATTCGTTTAGTAAAACCGTTCATAACCATGACTTCATAGAGAACGACGTCGTGGTCGATAGTGATGGCAACAAAAGCAATGAGAATAGTAATAAGAACAATAGTAATATTAGCAAGAGGAAGGCAGTTTCTCCAGAACTACCCTCAGAAAGAAGACCAAAAGTAGAGGGATTAGCTGTCGTGTAA
- the LOC132803737 gene encoding protein disulfide-isomerase, with translation MRMAFRVSFSLFVVVFGLVASAFTGIYAEESESKEFVLNLDHSNFSDTVSKLDFVVVEFYAPWCGHCKKLAPEYEKAASILSSHDPPLVLAKVDASEEVNRGLASDYEVKGFPTIKILRNGGKNVQEYKGPRDADGIVAYLKKQSGPASLEIKTADDVANLIADKKIAIIGVFPKFSGEEYENFTALADKLRSEYEFGHTLDAKLLPRGESSVTGPVIRLFKPFDELFVDSKDFHTDAAEKFIEESSVPLITEYNSDPSNHPFVIKFFNNVNAKVLLFLNFSSDAADAFRSKYHEIAEKYRTEGLSFLLGDLEISKGAFQYFGIQEDQVPVIIIQTNDGKKYVKSNVESEHIAEWVKEYKDGKLQPFIKSEPIPEQNNEPVKVFVANSLQELFFNSDKNVLLEFYAPWCGHCKKLAPVLDEVAVSYESDPDVVIAKIDATANDIPSEFEIQGYPTIYFKSKSGKLVQYDEDRSKENFIAFIEKNREKIEKPAAEQTDKQDSGKDEL, from the exons ATGAGAATGGCGTTTAGGGTTTCGTTTTCGTTATTTGTTGTGGTTTTTGGTCTCGTCGCTTCGGCTTTCACTGGGATCTATGCTGAAGAGTCCGAATCGAAGGAGTTCGTACTCAATTTGGACCACAGTAACTTCTCTGATACTGTTAGCAAGCTCGATTTCGTCGTCGTCGAGTTCTATGCTCCATG gtGTGGCCACTGTAAGAAGCTTGCTCCGGAG TATGAAAAAGCTGCATCAATTTTGAGCAGTCATGATCCCCCACTTGTTCTGGCGAAAGTTGATGCCAGTGAGGAAGTAAACAGAGGGCTTGCAAGTGATTATGAGGTTAAAGGTTTCCCCACAATCAAAATTCTCAGGAATGGAGGGAAGAATGTTCAGGAATACAAGGGTCCACGTGATGCGGACGGGATTGTTGCttatttgaagaaacaaagcggCCCTGCATCTTTGGAAATAAAAACTGCTGATGACGTTGCTAACCTTATTGCAGACAAGAAAATAGCCATC ATCGGGGTGTTCCCAAAATTCTCTGGGGAGGAATATGAGAATTTTACAGCTCTAGCTGATAAATTGCGCTCTGAGTATGAATTTGGTCATACTTTGGATGCAAAGCTCCTTCCACGTGGAGAATCATCAGTGACTGGGCCTGTTATTAGGCTATTCAAGCCTTTTGATGAACTTTTTGTTGATTCTAAG GATTTTCATACTGATGCAGCGGAGAAGTTTATTGAAGAATCTAGTGTGCCACTTATAACCGAGTACAACAGTGACCCAAGCAACCACCCTTTTGTTATCAAATTCTTTAATAATGTCAATGCCAAG GTATTGTTGTTTCTGAACTTCAGCAGTGATGCTGCTGATGCTTTTAGATCGAAATATCATGAAATTGCCGAGAAGTATAGAACAGAGGGCTTAAGCTTTCTTTTGGGAGATCTTGAGATTAGTAAAGGTGCCTTCCAG TATTTCGGAATTCAAGAAGATCAAGTGCCTGTAATAATCATTCAGACGaatgatggaaagaaatatGTGAAATCAAATGTGGAATCTGAGCATATTGCAGAGTGGGTGAAGGAATACAAG GATGGCAAATTGCAACCATTCATTAAATCTGAACCTATCCCTGAACAAAACAACGAGCCTGTCAAAGTGTTTGTGGCTAACAGTCTGCAGGAGTTGTTTTTCAATTCTGATAAAAATG TTCTGCTAGAGTTCTATGCTCCCTGGTGTGGACACTGCAAAAAACTTGCTCCAGTCTTAGATGAGGTTGCTGTTTCATATGAAAGTGATCCTGATGTTGTGATTGCTAAGATC GATGCCACAGCAAATGACATCCCAAGTGAGTTTGAAATCCAAGGGTATCcaactatttattttaagtcAAAGAGCGGAAAGCTGGTTCAATATGATGAAGATAGGTCCAAGGAAAACTTCATTGCTTTCATCGAAAAGAACCGTGAAAAGATTGAGAAGCCGGCTGCTGAGCAGACTGACAAGCAGGATTCAGGGAAAGATGAGCTCTAG